The following coding sequences are from one Mustelus asterias unplaced genomic scaffold, sMusAst1.hap1.1 HAP1_SCAFFOLD_155, whole genome shotgun sequence window:
- the LOC144485149 gene encoding uncharacterized protein LOC144485149, which produces MEKPWKCGDCGKGCRAPSQLEVHRRSHTGERPFTCSQCEKGFTDLSTLRTHQRVHTGERPFTCSQCEKGFSQLANLQKHQRVHTGERPFTCSQCGKGFTQLCSLQTHQRLHTGERPFTCSQCEKGFSQLAHLQKHQRVHTGERPFTCSQCGKGFTQLSSLQTHQRLHTGERPFTCSQCGKGFRASSHLLRHQNAHE; this is translated from the coding sequence atggagaaaccatggaaatgtggggactgtgggaagggatgcagagccccatctcagctggaagttcatcggcgcagccacactggggagagaccattcacctgctctcagtgtgagaagggattcactgatttatccaccctgcggacacaccagcgagttcacactggggagagaccattcacctgctctcagtgtgagaaggggttcagtcaattagctaacctgcagaagcaccagcgagttcacactggggagagaccattcacctgctctcagtgtgggaagggattcactcagttatgcagcctgcagacgcaccagcgacttcacactggggagaggccattcacctgctctcagtgtgagaaggggttcagtcaattagctcacctgcagaaacaccagcgagttcacactggggagagaccattcacctgctctcagtgtgggaagggattcactcagttatccagcctgcagacgcaccagcgacttcacactggggagaggccattcacctgctctcagtgtgggaaggggttcagagcttcatcccacctgctgagacaccaaaacgctcacgagtga